One segment of Echeneis naucrates chromosome 15, fEcheNa1.1, whole genome shotgun sequence DNA contains the following:
- the wapla gene encoding wings apart-like protein homolog, with the protein MTSRFGKTYNRKGGEANSKFEEVFSNKRPTLTTKWGETTYKAQLGAKRPLLKSDVSEVPKRPRLEDSDSEEDPFGFDSDDESKTVTSQNVSQVKVSEGDVTKAATVQGVGTASASAVTSAQDSARSTATATGKQTIEAKVVKNSQPWYKIASDGNQKPACMASSSNTVPSDQNFQRPISSTTNIDTSLKLSTDAPSGSRDFQVSSSYDTQPSEEMKGVELEPPTEPPPEPVDNIPPSPFTLRASNCKKYQRPNRLSKAYSEPAENDSNKPTEAAIAQDKPNSVLSASASSTTANTKTAAKPTGRGGGRVRDYTVLHPSCLSVCNVTIQDSMERSTDELITPAAPADIGEAGQMKKKSDAPPPKSTRFRNTQTKTKKTKAETKLEFFGFEDKEDQDGEEGSEGGVAGKSSYKIKYFGFDDLSESDSDDESSQAKEKKAKKAAAALAALSSSVDSPHTSDSQDSQASSNTDAFDFSDDSSPGGTEGQKGRSGKQSDKSKDIGSGLKKIFSGPKKSPAKAVYNARHWNQPEPEEMPVPSLSRSQTAPGALSSSSKDSNSHKDDGLFKAPPPPPKVIKSETIPTRPNQDIVTALKCRKEDKELYTVVQHVKHFNDVVEFGENQEFTDDFEYLETGLKSSQPLNTRCLSIISLATRCAMPSFRMHLRARGKVAQVFKMLSDASQHPNLALCTAALMYILSRDRLNMDLDRACLELMIKLLEMDQDYSGHQDQLTAKEVAKVKEKIRKLCETVHNKHLDLENITTGHLAMETLLSLTSKRAGDWFKEELRLLGGLDHIVDKVKECVQNLSQEDDKENLVASLWGAERCLRVLESVTVQNPENQGYLIAYKDSQLIVSSARALWYCEDMIQRYSRALNNSSLSSSSSSAALPHCSFSNVGKAVEDCMRAVIGVLLNLTHDNEWGSTKTGEQEQLIVTALNCVLRVPRYIPQEQRFDVRVLGLGLLINLVEYSSRNRHCLVDMEYNVDNTCLEESLMQPADPMQSDTAAELALPSTAEIQEDEADEPKPTGALAALVKLFLERERAAILAEAKTDDLISEAPKPALDQSGEWQETSGEIQWVAAENNDNQTEKKEEEDEELDLNKALQHAGKHMEDSIVASYTALLLGCLCQGSQINVTTVRKHLPKGDFSIMTEMLKKFLSFMNLTCAMGSTGQKSISRVIDYLEHC; encoded by the exons ATGACATCCAGATTCGGTAAAACATACAATCGTAAGGGAGGGGAGGCTAATTCTAAATTTGAAGAGGTCTTCTCCAATAAAAGGCCCACACTGACCACCAAATGGGGTGAGACCACCTACAAAGCTCAGCTGGGGGCCAAAAGGCCGCTGCTAAAATCTGACGTTTCTGAAGTTCCCAAGAGGCCGAGGCTCGAGGATAGTGACAGTGAAGAAGACCCATTTGGgtttgacagtgatgatgagtCAAAGACCGTAACCTCGCAGAATGTGTCACAAGTGAAAGTCAGTGAAGGAGATGTGACAAAGGCAGCCACAGTGCAGGGTGTTGGGACAGCCTCAGCCTCGGCTGTCACTTCTGCACAAGACTCAGCAAGATCAACAGCAACTGCTACAG GCAAGCAAACAATTGAAGCGAAGGTTGTTAAAAATAGCCAGCCCTGGTATAAAATTGCATCAGATGGCAACCAGAAACCTGCATGCATGGCCTCTTCTTCAAACACAGTCCCATCTGATCAGAACTTCCAGAGGCCCATCTCTTCCACCACAAATATTGACACCTCCCTCAAACTGTCAACTGATGCACCGAGTGGTAGCAGAGACTTCCAGGTGTCTTCCTCTTATGATACACAGCCATCAGAAGAGATGAAAGGTGTTGAGCTGGAGCCTCCCACAGAACCTCCACCTGAACCTGTGGACAACATTCCCCCCTCTCCATTTACCCTAAGGGCCTCTAACTGCAAGAAATACCAGCGACCCAACCGGCTGAGCAAAGCATATTCTGAACCTGCTGAAAACGACAGCAACAAGCCCACTGAAGCAGCCATTGCCCAAGATAAACCCAACAGTGTCCTTTCTGCTAGTGCAAGTAGTACTACTGCCAACACTAAAACAGCAGCCAAACCCACAGGCAGAGGTGGTGGGAGAGTACGGGACTACACCGTTCTGCACCCTTCCTGTCTATCCGTGTGTAACGTCACCATCCAGGACTCAATGGAGCGGAGCACTGATGAGCTGATCACCCCAGCTGCACCTGCTGACATTGGAGAAGCAggccaaatgaagaaaaaatcaGATGCTCCTCCACCCAAATCTACAAG GTTCAGAAACACCCAGACAAAAACCAAGAAAACAAAGGCTGAGACCAAGCTAGAGTTCTTTGGATTTGAAGACAAAGAAGACCAGGACGGTGAGGAGGGGTCCGAAGGTGGTGTAGCCGGCAAAAGTAGTTACAAGATCAAGTACTTTGGCTTTGATGACCTCAGTGAGAGCGACAGTGATGATGAGAGTTCTCAggccaaagaaaagaaagccaaGAAGGCAGCTGCAGCCTTGGCCGCTCTGAGCTCCAGTGTGGACAGTCCTCATACCAGTGACTCTCAAGACAGCCAGGCAAGCAGTAATACAG ATGCTTTTGACTTCTCTGATGACTCCAGTCCTGGTGGCACTGAGGGCCAAAAAGGGCGCTCTGGGAAGCAGAGTGACAAGTCTAAGGATATTGGCAGTGGACTCAAAAAGATTTTCAGTGGACCCAAAAAG TCGCCTGCTAAAGCTGTGTACAATGCTCGCCACTGGAACCAACCTGAGCCGGAAGAGATGCCTGTTCCCTCCCTTTCTCGATCGCAGACTGCTCCA GGCGCTTTATCGAGCAGCAGCAAGGACAGCAACTCCCATAAAGATGATGGCTTGTTCaaagcccccccacctccacccaaAGTCATTAAGTCAGAGACCATCCCCACACGACCCAACCAGGATATAGTCACAGCGCTCAAATGCAGGAAGGAGGACAAGGAG CTGTACACGGTGGTGCAGCATGTGAAACACTTCAATGATGTGGTGGAATTTGGAGAGAATCAGGAGTTCACAGATGACTTTGAGTACCTGGAGACAGGGCTGAAGAGCAGTCAGCCACTCAACACAAGATGCCTTAG TATAATCAGCTTGGCCACAAGGTGTGCCATGCCCAGCTTCAGGATGCACCTGCGGGCCAGGGGGAAAGTAGCACAGGTCTTCAAAATGCTTAGTGATGCTTCACAACACCCG AACCTTGCTCTGTGCACTGCTGCCCTGATGTATATTTTGAGTCGAGATCGTCTTAACATGGACCTGGATAGGGCATGTCTGGAGCTAATGATCAAGCTGCTGGAGATGGACCAGGACTACTCGGGCCACCAGGATCAGCTCACTGCAAAGGAAGTTGCCAAGGTGAAGGAGAAGATCAGGAAGCTGTGTGAGACTGTGCACAATAAGCATCTCGACCTGGAAAACATCACG ACTGGCCACCTTGCTATGGAGACATTACTCTCTCTAACCTCCAAGAGAGCTGGAGATTGGTTCAAAGAAGAACTGCGACTACTGGGAGGGTTGGACCATATTGTAGACAAAG TGAAAGAGTGTGTGCAGAACCTGAGCCAAGAGGATGACAAGGAGAACCTCGTAGCATCTTTATGGGGGGCAGAGAGGTGTCTGAGAGTGCTTGAAAGT GTGACAGTGCAAAACCCAGAGAACCAGGGTTACTTGATTGCTTACAAAGACTCTCAGCTCATTGTCTCCTCTGCCAG AGCTTTGTGGTACTGTGAGGATATGATCCAGCGATACAGCAGAGCATTAAACAACAGTTccctatcatcatcatcatcaagtgCAGCACTTCCTCACTGCAGCTTCAGTAATGTGGGCAAGGCAGTGGAGGACTGTATGAGAGCTGTCATAGGAGTGCTTCTCAACCTAACCCATGACAATG AGTGGGGAAGCACTAAAACAGGTGAGCAGGAACAGCTAATAGTAACTGCTCTAAATTGTGTCCTTCGAGTCCCACGCTACATCCCCCAGGAGCAGCGCTTTGATGTGCGAGTACTG GGTCTCGGACTCCTAATAAACCTTGTGGAGTACAGCTCCAGAAACCGCCACTGTCTGGTGGACATGGAGTACAATGTTGACAACACCTGTCTGGAAGAAAGCCTGATGCAGCCTGCTGACCCAATGCaatcagacacagcagcagagttagCACTGCCAAGCACAGCTGAGATTCAGGAAGATGAGGCTGACGAGCCCAAACCCACCGGTGCTCTAGCTGCTCTTGTAAAG CTTTTCCTAGAGAGGGAGCGTGCTGCCATCCTTGCTGAGGCTAAGACTGACGACCTCATCAGTGAAGCGCCCAAGCCCGCACTGGACCAAAGTGGAGAGTGGCAAGAGACGTCAGGAGAGATACAGTGGGTGGCAGCTGAAAACAATGACaaccaaacagagaaaaaagaggaggaggatgaagaattGGACCTAAATAAAG CTCTGCAACATGCAGGGAAGCATATGGAGGACAGCATTGTTGCCTCCtac